Sequence from the Solea senegalensis isolate Sse05_10M unplaced genomic scaffold, IFAPA_SoseM_1 scf7180000016515, whole genome shotgun sequence genome:
tactaactttaactagtgctgtttctgtgctatggtttaatctaaaacctgactgacaatcttcaaacaggccattaatgtgcaaatattcacataattgattagcaactgccttttctaagattttagaaacaaagggaagattagatatgggtcggtaattagctaaaatatctgggtcaagggtcgcttttttgagaaggggtgtAGTGGCTTTTATTGCAGGCCAAGCCAAAACCCGTATACAGTAGCGATCTTGTACTCATTGCCAAAGTGTTCTTGAAGCAGCCATTTTGCTTGAGCCAAGTCGTACTCTGGAGCCATATGCTGGCAGCTTCGAACCAGTTCCCTTGGCTGCCCTCTGGTGAACTGCTCCAGATAGTACAAGCAATCCCCTTTGCTGACCTTCTCCTCCACTCCTTGCTCAAAGGCTCGCTTGAAGGAAATGTACTGAAGAGGATCCCCATTAAATATTGGAATGTCACGTGCTGGCAGTAACATTAAGCGTTGCTGATGTACAAGAGCTGCTGTTATTTCATTCTGCCTTTCCATTatggcacagatgtttccaaaTTGCCTCTCATCCGTTAACTGAGCGCTTAAAAGTGTAAGTTCCATAGGCTGTGATGATACATCCAGTCGCACTGTGCATGGCTGCCTAGCCTCCTCTGATATTGTAGCAGTTGGTGGAAGATCATGTGCTGGCAGTGACCAATCCTTTGCCTCCTGTTTGCTCTGAGTTGCTGCTTTGTACACCTTTGCCATTGGGTTGAGCCTTGTAGAATCTGTTGCCTTTTTGTGCTTGTCCAGATAGGAATTCATTGCATTTGATACTGCTTTAGAACCACTTCGAGACTCAAAAGCCTGTAGCACTGCTAATTTAGCAGTAGATGCAGCTGGCTTTGCTTCCAGCTCCAGCTGTTGCTTTTTCCCTTTAAGCTGTTGCTCTTGTTCCTCCAAAGCCTGCGTTTTCTGTAAAGCTGCAGCATGAGCAAGCAACTCTGCTCTTTTGGCCTCCGCTTTAATTCTTGCCGCAGAAGTAGTGCTTGAGTTTACACTGTGTGAGCCTTTTCTGCTTGAATGCTTGCTTGGTACATTTGAAACACTGTCCTCTGGTTTCACATCATCATCGTTATCATCctcaacaccatcatcatcatcatcattatcatcatcctTATCATCCTCAACACCATCGTCATCATTTAATGTCTGTTCAGCACCGGAGACCCATTTTTTCACATGAGGAATAAATTCATCATTGGGTATCAtttttgttgtgcttttctttttcatcatcagGCAAAATATCAATCAAAGACCCATGAACACCTTTGGTTTCATCACACAATTTGACCAAATCATCAAGAGCACGCTGAACCTTTACATTGTCATTGCTTTGCATAAACCCTTTAATTTTTTCTCTTAAGCTACCTGCCTCATTTAGCTTAGCTTTCCTAGTAGCTTGCAACTTATCAAACCTTTCAGCAAAGGCTTTAGCAATCAGAGTTACAACACGTTTCGGCTTGTCCTTTTGCGCATTAATGTCAATATGAATGTTCATTTTGGCTGATTGCGCAACAGCCTCTGCGGGATTATTCATAGTTTCCCACGTTGGGCGCCTTGATGATCCCGGTGAATGACTCCTTTGCCGCCGGCGTTTGAAGATTGGCTCCCGTTGTCCTCACGCTGGCGTGACCCGGTGTTTCAGATTAGCCGGCGATCCACATTGACTGGTGAGATCCAGGCAAATCCTACTCCACATAGCGTGTCCTATGGCTCGTGTCCGGTGTCCTAACGCTGGCGTGTCCCGGTGTCCTCTCTCGCGGCAATCGCATGCGATAGGTGGGCTCTCTCAGGTACCTTGATATCCGCTTTCCAGGATCACATCAACTCGTCGTCCACGACATCCAACGCCGCCTGACGGCAAAACTCTTTGCGCTGACTTCAGCAGTTTTTCAACTTTGTGTAGTGGTGAAGCCCCAGCTTAAAGCAACTGAGGGGCTGCCGGACAGGCTAAACTTAATAACACGCTGAATACGTTTACCAGCAAGTCCAATGAAGTCCAGTCCACACACTTGTTTTGCTTCATATGCAaccttttatttctcacattttaaGGTGCAAGATCAAGTCCAACAAACAGCATAAATCAGTGACGAAGACCACCTGCCAAAAACATATCTTAAAGCGGTTGAAAAACTGTGCGCTCTTCCGTTCGGCACCACCtgcccagtgacacaaagttcccACCTTTATAAGAAAGCAAACACACCCACCACCTGCCGGCATAAATTGGTAGTTCAGCAGCTACACAAAGAAATGGCTCCTacaaggggtttaataactgctattttaaacgtttggggcacatatccagttaataaggatagattaatttgagttaatatagagctgttaaatgatgttaaatgcgcagctaagactatcacggtcaacatctacatggatgttgaaatcccctacaattatgatttgatctgtcttaagcactaactcagataagaactcagagaactctgataggaactctgaataaggtgcaggtggacgataaactgtgactatcataattggtttctgtgatttacaaataggatgagatagattaagaataaggctttcaaatgatgaatatcctggtttgggcttgggattgattaataatctagtattaaaaatggctgctacacctcctccttggcctgagcttctaggaatatgggtattagcatgagtgggtggagttgactcatttagactaacgtaatcttcttcatgtaaccaagtttcagttacacagaataaatcaatacaattgtcagaaattagatcatttatttaaacagattttgaggagaaaGACCTTATAttcatcacctgaaactcaatctcgacaagactgaatttcttttctcccaggaaagggctctcccaccacagatctaaccatcaccctcgacaactctgtggtaactccttctcacaccgcaaggaacctgggtgtgacacttgacgaccatctctccctcactgccaacattgctgcaacagctagatcttgcagatacatgttgcacaacatccgaaggattcggcctcttctaacccagaaggcggcacaggttctggtccaggctcttgtcatctcacgcttggattactgcaactccctcctggctggtcttcctgcatgcgccatacgacctctgcaactcatccagaatgcagcagctcgactggtcttcaacttaccaaaattctcccacactacacccctcctccgctcccttcactggctttcTGTAGCTGCTTGCAttcgcttcaagactctagtgcttgcgttccatgctacaaacggatccggtccagcctacatccaggacatgatcaaaacctacaccccagccggcccactccgctctgcatcgacaaaccggatcgctgccccctcactgaggcactcgcagaactcgagactgttcactgtcctcactcccaaatggtggaacgatctccccatcgacatccggacagctgaaagcctccacatcttccgaagccgactaaaaacacatttcttccgactctacctcaactaagacaaaaaaaaaacttgtacatcgcacttatgactagcactacatagtttgttctacttgaagctcttacttacttgtagctcttatttgtacccaaatgtttaaatgcacctttgtaagtcgctttggataaaagcgtctgctaaatgacatgtaatgtaatgtaatgatgtattattatttgttattagtGGACAGGCTGAGTCCTCTGTACTCAGAGGACAGCAAGAGACCTGAATGGCAGAGGCTGCTCTGGATCATGATGATGTTTATAATGATGATTCCATGGGGGAATCTGTTAAATGTTctgttaaaaggaaaaatacagaaactaaaataatcaccacaaaaaataagaaaatgttaaaGGAACACTCATAGGTGCCCTCTGAGGGCTCAGAGGAcaacacacaagaagacacactGGATAATacacaggaagacacactggtggacacacaggaggacacactggtggacacacagagcacacagggTGATGTAGAAGACACTAAGGTGAACAGTGATTACTCCTTCTCTCATGTCAGGAAGTTTTTGGCCAAcacaaaaggagagaagggagtGGTGGTTGAAGAGTTCTTCCTTGAGTTCTTCCGTCAGTCGATCAGAACTCtgataaaaaacaaaggagacCTTGGTCAACCAACGACACAGAGATTTTTCGACTAAAAAAGATTTTCAGTAAAGTACGAACCCAGttagagaaagagaagaatgaatgagtgagtttgtttttgctttctttagtttgctgagtgtgtttttgtttggatgcAGCTTATATAGAAGGATGTGTGAGTTAAAGAGTTTCATTCTTCACGCTCATCCAAACTCAAGGGAGCGGAAGAGCGGTGTAGTGttggagaattttggtaagttgaagaccagtcgagctgctgcattctggatgagttgcagaggtcgtatggcacacgcggggagaccagccaggagggagttgcagtaatccaagcgtgagatgacaagagcctgaaccagaacctgtgccgccttctgggttagaagaggccgtatccttcggatgttgtgcaacatgtatctgcaagatctagctgttgcagcaatgttggcagtgagggagagatggtcttTTAAGGTTCACAGAGGTGTCAAACAGGGCTGCTCCCTGTCAGGCATGCTCTACTCTCTGGCTTTGGAACCTTTTTTGGAACAGAGACTGAGATCTCACTTGtctggtttttattttcctggttGTGATAATTGTTTTAAACTCTCTGCCTACGccgatgatgtcattgtttttataaataaccAGCAGGACATTGAGGTCCTGAGTGAACCAGCTAATGACTTCGGCAAAGTCTCTTCTGCCAAGGTCAACTGGGAGAAGAGTGAGGCCTTGGCGGAGATGGACTAGAAAGAATGCTGTTTTTACCAGGAGGCTTAACATGGAAGAGAGGAGGTTATAAATACCTCAGTGTTCATCTCGGCGATGTCACCACCGCCTCCAAGAACTGCGATTTTATTgttgtgtgattttatttttattgttgtattccGTAAGTGATGGACAATTAAGTTTTGGCAAAGTCTGAGTTAAATggagcatttttcttttgtatatttatttttcatttctccatgtttttaagttaagtGCAGAACACAActgatattgttattgtttgtgtttttgagcaaattttaaaaatcaatctatctctctctcgttgtctctctctgtgtctctctgcctctatctctgcagccaaacaatcctTCTATCTTCtatcctccccctcctccctcctctcttctaccaattcactttgtcaacttcACAAAAACAGTAGATGACATTCACTCTTCTTTCTCCACCTCCCTCATCTCACCattctaccaaccacacattcatctctttctctatcctctttcaccTCTATCTCAACATCAAGCTCCCTTACAACCTCCTGACCTCTTGACCCTCTcccttctcaccttcttcaATCAATTGCTTCTAATCTTCTTCCTTTCCACACCtatctcattaacacatctctatcggAACAACCTTCTCAATCCTcatcagtctggttttaaggcAGCTCACTCGACCAAAACTGCACTTTTTGACATCCACATTACATTCTGAATATCTGGAATGGAATGTGGATACCTGAGAGACatgtggacagagagacaggtgatATAGGTGAGACAGGTGATATAATAtgatttatatataatatatataatataatatggaacttggcttgtaaccggaaggttgccagttcaagtccccaccaggtcaaaagggttGGGGTACCCCTGAGTAGAGCTAGAAATACTTTTCAGTTTTAAGACCATTTTAGATGAGAAGTCATTTAGAGTTCAAACATGTGCTTTGTGTCTTAAGACGtgtttatagtttggcagcgacgttgtTAGAGGTGATCAGCTCGCCTCTGTGGACGCTCTAGGACAAGACAACTGTGGCAGAAATTTACTGTCTCCAGACACCAACCATGAACTGAGAATGCTAACAGCTAAGACCTAGAGCGTCCATAGACCGAGAGcatccacacacagagagtgtccACATGTCTCACCTGTCACTCTGTCTgcgtgtctcacctgtctctctttccacgtgtctcacctgtctctctttccACATGTCTCACCTGTTTCTCTGTCcacgtgtctcacctgtctctctttccacgtgtctcacctgtctctttATCcacgtgtctcacctgtctctctgtccatgtgtctcacctgtctctctgtccatgtgtctcacctgtctcttaGGTATGTGGTGGGGACTCTGGATCTCATGGTTGCTGAAAACTATGTAATAGTTTATCTTTGTGCTGgaggacagaaagacaaactccCAGAATTCAGCTGGCTCAGAGAGTGTTACACCACCATCCACCACAGGTGAGACAACCTGTCAATCACCTGAtcacacacctgtcagtcacctgtttgtgattgtgactgtctgtgtctatgtctgtctgtgtatgtctgtgtctgtgtatgtctgtgtctctgtgtctgtctgtgtctgtgtctgtgtctgtgtctgtatctgtgtgtgtgttcaggctaAGGAAGAATCTAAAAGGTTTCTATGTGGTTCATCCAACCTGGTACATCAAAGctctcatcaccatcatcaaaCCCTTCATCAGGTCTGTGGCCCTCATCTTCATCACTTACAGTCACATGATACTAATTACACCTGCTAACTAAATCAGATTATTAATGAGATTATTAAACTCTTGACCAGCTAACTGAacatcgtcttcttcttcatcagctCTAAATTCAgcaggaaactgcagtttgtcGAAAACCTTCAGGGACTTTCACAGCTGATTCCTACAGAACAGCTGCAGATTCCAGACTGTGTCCAACAGTGAgtcacactcatgacatcacacatgacatcatATATGACATCACTCAAACTCATGACATCacccatgacatcactcacagtCATGACATTActcacactcatgacatcaaccatcacatcactcacactcatgacatcacatatgacatcactcacacacgACATCATTCATGAaatcacacatgacatcactcaattcaaataaattcaattgtatttgtatagcgccactCACcctcatgacatcactcacactcatcactcatgacatcacacacatttatgacatcactcatgacatcactcatgacatcacacacgACAACACTCATGACATTACTcaaacacatgacatcactcatgaccactcacactcatgacatcacCCTTGACTTaactcatgacatcactcacactcatgacatcacacataacatcactcacactcatgacacatgacatcactcacactcatgaaataacacatgacatcactcatgacatcacacatgacatcatatatgacatcactcacactcatgacatcacacatgatatcacactcatgacatcactcacactcatgacatcacacatgacatcactcatacacgacatcactcacactcatgacatcactcacaacatcacacatgacatcactcacacaccacatcactcatgacatcactcacacttATACCATCAcccatgacatcactcataACTTCATTCACACTCATGACTTCACTCATGACATCACCCACATACGACATCACTCATTAgatcacacatgacatcactcatgacatcacacatcactCATGACATAACTCACCCTCATGACATTACCCACATACGACATCACTCATGTCATCactcacacatgacatcactcacactcatgaaTCACTCATTAgatcacacatgacatcacacatcactCATGACATAACTCACCCTCATGACATCACTTATGCACGacatcacacatgacatcacttaTACACaacatcactcactcattaaatcacacacgacatcactcactcacatcactcacactcatgacCTCACTCATGAtatcactcacactcatgacatcacacatgacatcactcacactcatgacatcacacatgacatcactcacattTATACAATCACCCTTGACATCACTCATaacttcactcacactcatgttCACTCATGACATCaaccacacatcacatcaccatgACATCACTTATACCATCAcccatgacatcactcataacttcactcacactcatgtcTTTACTCATGACATCAcccacacatgacatcactcatgacatcactcacacatgacatcacacatgacatcactcacacatgacatcacacatgacatcactcacatgacatcactcatgacatcactcatgACATATCATGACATCActtatcactcactcacattcataacatcacacatgacatcactcatacacaacatcactcacactcatgacatcactcacacacaacatcatcacatcactcacacatcacatcacacacacacacatcactcacactcatgatGACTCACACTTCATGACATCACTCAAACTCTGACATCATGACATAacacactcatgacatcacataTGACATCACTCATACACATGACACCCATGACACTcatcatcacatgacatcactctacactcatgacatcatgcatgacatcactcatgacttcactcacactcatgaaATCACACAtatcactcacactcatgacatcacacatgacatcactacACTCATGAAATCGCACATAACATCACTCACTATTAATCACACAAgacttcactcacactcatgacatcactcatgACATTACatatgacatcacacatgacatcatcacactcatgacatcacacatgacatcactcatagtcatgacatcacacacacatgacatcacatcactcacacttcacatgacatcactcatacatcactcactcatgacatcacatcacacatgacatcacacatgacactcacactcatgacatcacatatgacatcactcacactcatgacatcactcatacataacatcactcacacatgacatcacctATCACtcactcatgacatcacacatgacatcactcacactcatgacatcatgcatgacatcactcacaccatcactcatgacatcactcatacacaacatgactcactcatgacatcacatcacactcatgacatcatgacatcacacacatgacatcactcattacatcactcacactcatgacacaCTCATtgcatcacatgacatcactcattacatcactcacactcacacactcattgcatcacacatgacatcactcacacacactgcacatcatcacacatcactacacccatgacatcactcacaatcatgacatcactcacactcatgacacactcacatcacacatgacatcactcattacatcactcacactcatgacacaCTCATtgcatcacatgacatcacacatcactcacaccatgacatcactcacaatcatcactcatcacatgacatcatcacttctcatgacatcatcacactcatgacatcactcacactcatgacatcacacatgacatcacacacatcactca
This genomic interval carries:
- the LOC122763155 gene encoding BCL2/adenovirus E1B 19 kDa protein-interacting protein 2-like; translated protein: MVAENYVIVYLCAGGQKDKLPEFSWLRECYTTIHHRLRKNLKGFYVVHPTWYIKALITIIKPFISSKFSRKLQFVENLQGLSQLIPTEQLQIPDCVQQYDENLSR